The Deltaproteobacteria bacterium genomic sequence TTTTCCGGACTTTCAGGAATGACCGTCGCAAAGGCGGGTGAGTGGACGTGGCAGAATCCCATTGCTCAGGGAAACGATCTTGTTAGCGTCTGGGGCACCTCGGGGAGCGATGTCTTTGCCGTGGGGTATGGCGGCACGATCCTTCGCTACGACGGGAGCGCCTGGTCACCGATGACAAGCGGAACCACTCAAACCCTCTGGGGTGTCTGGGGCACCACGGGGA encodes the following:
- a CDS encoding WD40 repeat domain-containing protein, yielding MKRTTARLYHVAGIVCLLFIFSGLSGMTVAKAGEWTWQNPIAQGNDLVSVWGTSGSDVFAVGYGGTILRYDGSAWSPMTSGTTQTLWGVWGTTG